A window of the Nocardia sp. NBC_01329 genome harbors these coding sequences:
- a CDS encoding NAD(P)-dependent oxidoreductase codes for MTASTHTTVTVLGLGAMGRALAAAFVAAGHPTTIWNRSPGKDAELVAQGAVSVATVEEAVRASALVVACLFDHESVHEVLDPVGGLLADRALVNLTSTEPAGARELAEWAAAQDIPYLDGGIMAVPAMIGQPGSALLYSGSSTVFEAHREALETLGTAEYFGADAGRASLIDFALLSGMYVMFAGYYHGAAMVRDIGMSAEEFGNRSASLLAAMLPSLPAAGAQIDTGDYSEVFQPLTFTKAALDAIVSASRDAGVDLDIIGPVRNLVDRQIAAGHGAQSSERAFESLNPRPRTAI; via the coding sequence GTGACAGCCTCTACGCATACGACGGTGACCGTGCTCGGCTTGGGGGCGATGGGCCGGGCGCTGGCTGCGGCGTTCGTCGCCGCCGGACACCCGACCACCATATGGAACCGCAGTCCGGGGAAGGACGCCGAGCTCGTCGCACAGGGCGCTGTCAGCGTCGCGACGGTGGAGGAGGCTGTGCGAGCGAGTGCTCTCGTCGTCGCGTGCCTGTTCGACCACGAGTCGGTGCACGAGGTCCTGGACCCGGTGGGCGGGTTGCTGGCCGATCGTGCGTTGGTGAATCTCACGAGTACGGAACCGGCCGGAGCCAGGGAACTGGCCGAATGGGCGGCAGCGCAAGACATTCCATATCTCGATGGTGGCATCATGGCGGTTCCCGCGATGATCGGGCAGCCGGGGTCGGCACTGCTCTACAGTGGCTCGTCCACCGTCTTCGAGGCTCATCGCGAAGCGCTCGAAACGCTCGGTACCGCCGAATATTTCGGCGCTGACGCTGGTCGCGCCTCGCTGATCGACTTCGCCCTGCTCTCGGGCATGTACGTGATGTTCGCCGGCTATTACCACGGTGCGGCCATGGTCCGCGATATCGGGATGTCGGCCGAGGAGTTCGGCAACCGTTCCGCTTCCTTGCTCGCCGCCATGCTCCCGTCGCTGCCCGCGGCCGGGGCACAGATCGATACCGGGGACTACTCCGAGGTGTTTCAGCCGCTGACGTTCACCAAAGCCGCCTTGGACGCCATTGTCTCGGCCAGCCGTGACGCCGGAGTCGATCTCGATATCATCGGTCCGGTCCGAAATCTCGTGGACCGTCAGATCGCGGCCGGGCACGGCGCGCAAAGCTCCGAACGGGCCTTCGAGAGTCTGAATCCGCGTCCACGTACCGCTATCTGA
- a CDS encoding helix-turn-helix transcriptional regulator gives MPTPDELATRAIGERIQNIRTRTGRTRAVVAGLVGRSEDWLRDVEKGRLQHPPALDMLLRIGQALGIRDLTEITGDHELLVGISRRAGHPVVPAIREAIEGVDLTPAPSPVDTAELAARVDRAWRMWHTSATPRADAGAMLPELIRDGRRALRTLDGQERRAAAAALSGAYALSEQVLAWVADAPLLWLAADRCMSAAEVADDPVTLASASWVLGNVWRSTGREDDAYRLAGDAVALLEPHLDGGRDAQALWGACQLHGAITAARIGREGDALRGIDQAMGMARALPAGSAHPWTLFGVANTEISAVSVQVDLRKSGSALDAASAVDPDAVPSVDRRSRLWLELSRAYAQQRDWLGTLGALRTGTAVSEESMRCHPLARALAADLVTHGGRLNERESRALAARLGVTA, from the coding sequence ATGCCGACCCCTGACGAACTCGCCACACGCGCGATAGGCGAGCGCATCCAGAACATCCGCACGCGTACCGGCCGCACACGTGCCGTTGTCGCCGGTCTGGTCGGCCGGTCCGAGGACTGGCTACGGGATGTCGAGAAAGGCCGGCTACAGCACCCGCCGGCGCTGGATATGTTGCTACGGATCGGGCAGGCGCTCGGCATACGGGATCTGACCGAGATAACCGGTGACCATGAGTTGCTGGTCGGCATCTCGCGCCGCGCCGGGCACCCTGTCGTGCCCGCCATCCGCGAAGCGATAGAAGGTGTCGACCTCACCCCGGCACCGTCACCGGTCGACACCGCCGAACTCGCCGCGCGGGTCGACCGCGCTTGGCGGATGTGGCACACATCGGCGACACCGCGCGCCGATGCGGGCGCGATGCTGCCCGAACTGATCCGCGACGGCCGCCGGGCGCTGCGCACTCTCGACGGACAGGAACGCCGCGCCGCGGCAGCGGCACTGTCGGGCGCCTACGCGCTGTCCGAACAAGTCCTTGCCTGGGTCGCCGACGCTCCGCTGTTGTGGCTCGCCGCCGACCGGTGCATGTCGGCCGCCGAGGTCGCCGACGACCCGGTAACGCTCGCGTCGGCGTCCTGGGTACTGGGCAACGTCTGGCGCTCGACGGGCCGCGAGGATGACGCCTACCGCCTTGCGGGCGATGCGGTGGCGCTGCTGGAACCGCACCTGGACGGCGGCCGGGACGCACAAGCGCTCTGGGGTGCCTGCCAACTGCACGGCGCGATCACAGCCGCCCGTATCGGCCGCGAAGGTGACGCGCTACGCGGCATAGACCAGGCGATGGGGATGGCGCGCGCACTGCCCGCCGGATCGGCCCATCCTTGGACGCTTTTCGGTGTAGCGAACACCGAAATCAGCGCCGTTTCGGTACAGGTCGACCTACGCAAGTCCGGCAGCGCGTTGGACGCGGCAAGCGCCGTCGACCCCGATGCGGTGCCGTCGGTCGACCGCCGGTCGCGGCTGTGGCTGGAACTGTCCCGCGCGTATGCGCAACAACGGGATTGGCTCGGCACGCTCGGTGCACTACGCACCGGCACTGCCGTGAGCGAAGAGTCTATGAGGTGCCATCCGCTGGCGCGCGCGCTGGCGGCCGACTTGGTCACGCACGGCGGGCGGCTCAACGAGCGCGAGTCGCGGGCGCTGGCCGCTCGGCTCGGTGTCACTGCCTGA